The following nucleotide sequence is from Tardiphaga sp. 709.
AGTCCTCGGGTCGTCGGGATGGGCGAGCCGGTTCCCAAGGGCGGCGGCACCTACCGTGTCGGCAAGCCCTACACCGTCGCCGGCAAGCTCTATGTGCCGGAAGAAAACATCAATTACCGCGCTGAGGGCATCGCCTCCTGGTATGGCGACGCGTTCCATGGCCGTCTGACCGCCAATGGCGAAGTGTTCGACATGGCCTCGCTCACCGCGGCCCATCCGACGCTGCCGATCCCGAGCTATGCCCGCGTAACCAACGTCTATAACGGCAAGTCGCTGATCGTTCGCGTCAACGATCGCGGCCCGTATCACGGCAACCGCCTGATCGACGTCTCGAACAAGGCCGCCGAACTGCTCGAATTCAAAGGCAACGGCACCGCCAAGGTCCGCGTCGAATATGTCGGCCGCGCGCCGCTGGAAGGGTCGGACGATCGCCAGCTCGTTGCCACGCTGCGCACCGGTGAGCCGGCACCGTCGCCGTCGCTGGTGCGTGTCGCCTCGGCGCGCTCCTTCGTGCCCGACATGCAGGGTGGTCGCGTCGTCTCCCGCGATATTCCTCTGCCGGAGGGCCGCCCGTATTCGCTCGGCAATACCTCGGCCGATATGGCGTCGATCCGTTCGACGTCGGAAATGTCGGCGTCCAGTCGCATGCGCACGGCATCGGCGCCGCGGATGACCGAGAACCATCGCGCGGTGTCATATGAGAGCAACGCCGCTTATGCTGCGCCTGCCGAGCCGGATGACGGCACGGTCGATGCGCGCGGCGCCCAGGCGATCCTGTCCGGCCGCGGTCTCTACTAAACCGGTTCGTCGTTCACGACAGACACCAGACGGGCGCAGCATGGCGTCCTGATCTGCGTTGCACCTTCGCGTTGTTTGCCATCGGTGATCCTGTTAAGACCTGAGCACTCAGGACAGCACATGGCATCTGGCTCCATCCCCTTGAAACGACCGCAATTCGCCGCGCGGAGCTGGCGGACGCTTCTGGCTGCCCTGGTGACGTTTGGCGTCGCCTTCGGCCCAACAGCGCAGGCTGCGAACCAGAGCGTGCAGGGCGCCAAGAAGGTCGTCGAGGACGGCGGTTACGACACCGATGCGCCGACCGCGATCCTGATCGAGGCCGGCTCCGGCAGCGTGCTGTTCGAGAAGAATGCCGACGAGCTCCGCGCGCCCTCCAGCATGATGAAGCTGATGACCGTCGAACTGGTGTTCGACGCGCTGACCCGCGGTGATATCAAGCTCACGGACGAATACCGCGTCAGCGAGAATTCCTGGCGCAAGGGCGGCGCGCCGGCCGGCGCATCGACCATGTTCGCCGCGATCAACAGCCGTGTGCCGGTCGCCGATCTCTTGCGCGGGGCCATCATCCAGAGCGGCAACGACTCTTGCATGATCCTGGCGGAGGGCATTGCAGGCGGCGAGGCGGCCTTTGCCGAGAAGATGACGGCACGGGCGCGTGTGCTGGGCATGCCGAAATCCAACTTCGCCAATTCCAATGGCCTGCCGGACCCCGGCAACAAGATGACGGTGCGCGAGCTCGGCGTTCTCGCCCGCCACATCGTCCGCACCTATCCTGAATTCTACAAGCTGTTCGGCGAGCGCGAATTCACCTGGAACAAGATCCGTCAGCAGAACCGCAATCCGTTGCTGGCGACGCTGGACGGCGCTGACGGTTTCAAGACCGGCTACACCAAGGATGGCGGCTACGGCATGGTCGGCTCGGCCATCCGCGACGGCATGCGGCTGATCGTGGTGATCAACGGTCTGGACGATCCGGACGATCGCGCGACTGAAGCGAAGAAGCTGCTGGAATGGGGTTTCAAGAATTTCGAGGCGCGCACGCTGTTTGCGGCAGACCAGACCGTCGGTTTCGCCAAGGTGTTCGGCGGCGAGAGCCGTTCGGTCGCGCTCTCGGCCAAAGAGCCGGTCAAGGTGATGGTGCAGAAGAACGGCAGCGACAAGCTGATCGCCCGCGTCTTCTACAAGGGCCCTGTGCGTGCACCCATCGAGCCCGGTCAACCGGTCGGCGTGATCAAGGTCTGGCGCGGCGCCAATATCGCTGTCGAGACGCCGCTCTATACGGCGGCTGCCGTCGGCACCGGATCGACCATGCGGCGCGCGGTCGATGGCGCCGGTGAACTGGTGATCGGGCTGTTCCGCGCCGGCGCCGAGAAGCTCTGAGATGGCGGATACGCACACGACATCGCCGCCGCGCGGCCGCTTCGTCAGTTTTGAGGGCGGCGAGGGCGCCGGCAAATCAACGCAGATCAAGATTCTGGCCGATCGGCTGGAGGCCGAAGGCAAGCGCGTCATCGTCACCCGCGAGCCCGGCGGTTCGCCCGGTGCCGAGATCATCCGTCATGTGGTGCTGTCGGGCATGGGCAAACTGCTCGGCCCCGAAGCCGAGACGCTGCTGTTTGCCGCCGCGCGTGACGACCATGTCCATGCGGTGATTGCGCCGGCGCTGGAGCAGGGCATCTGGGTGCTGTGCGACCGCTTCTCGGATTCGACGCGGGCCTATCAGGGCCGGCTCGGGCATGTCTCGCCGGAACTGCTCAATGCGATGGAGCGTGTCACCATCGGGCGGCTCAAACCGGATCTTACCGTCATTCTCGATATCCCGGTGTCGATCGGCATGCGGCGCGCAGCAGCGCGGCGTGGCAATGATGTGCCCGACAGGTTCGAGGCCGAGGGCATCGCCTTTCATCAGGGGCTGCGTGACGCGTTCCGGCAGATCGCAGCCGATGAACCGCAACGCTGCGTGCTGATCGACGCCAATGCGGATCCCAAGATCGTATCGAACAATATCTGGGGCGTGTTGCGCCGACGCCTTCTGACGCCGTCGAACCACGAGGTCACTTCGGCATGAGCGCAAAGTCATCCGAGCAAACGATCTCGGTTCCGCATCCGCGCGAGACGACCGCGCTGTTCGGTCATCAGGATGCCGAGGCCACGCTGCTCAATGCCTATCGCGGCGGTCGCATTCCGCATGCCTGGCTGATCGGCGGCCCGCAGGGCATCGGCAAGGCGACTTTGGCCTATCGCATGGCGCGTTTCGTACTGGCGCATCGCGATCCCGCATCACCGCAAGTGCAATCCGCAACATCGCTCGGTCTCGATCCCTTGCATCCGATCGTGCGCCAGGTCGCCGCCGAGTCCCATGGCGGTTTGTTGACGCTGGAACGCTCGCTCAACGACAAGGGCGTGATGCGCACGGTCATCACCGTCGATGAGACCCGGCAAACCGTGTCGTTCTTCGGCTCGACCGCCGCTGTCGACGGCTGGCGCGTCTGCATCGTCGACACCGTCGATGAGCTGAACGCCAATGCTGCCAACGCGCTGCTGAAGGTGCTTGAAGAGCCGCCGTTGCGCTCGCTGTTCCTGCTGGTGACACATGCGCAGGCGCGCGTGTTGCCGACCATCCAGTCGCGCTGTCGCAAGCTGGCGCTGCGTCCGCTTTCCGTCGCCGACGTTACCCGCGCCACGTCGCAGGCCGCCGAGATCGAAACCAGCGATCCCTTGCTCAAAGAGGTCGCGGAAGCCTCAGAGGGTAGTGTTTCCCGTGCTCTCAATCTGCTCGGCGGCGGTGCGCTGAAACTGCACCAGCGCACCGCCTCGCTGCTGAATACGCTGCCCCATGTCGATCCACGCGAGCTGCATGCGCTGGGTGATGCGCTGGGGACCAGTGACCGTGTCGCGCTCGGCGCCTTTGTCGACAGTGTCGACCGCTGGATCGGCGAGCGCATGCGGGCCGACGATGCCAATGCCAACGCCAATCTGCCCCGCCTTGCGCGGCTGGCGGAGGTATGGGAAAAGATCAACCGAGCCGCGCGCGAGACCGAATCCTACAATCTCGAGCGAAAACCGCTGGTTTTCTCGGTGTTTGGACTGCTCGCGGAAGCAACGCGCTGATCGCTGCGAGACTGGTTTCAGCCGATCCGCGCTTCACCAAGATCGTCTTATTCAAGGTCCGTAAAGTCAGCCATGACATCTGCAACCGATGCAACCCGACCGGCGTATTTTCTGACAACGCCGATCTTCTATCCCAATGGCGTGCCGCATATCGGTCATGCCTATACGGTCATGGCGACCGATACGATTGCCCGCTTTCAGAGGCTCGACGGTTACGACGTTCGTTTCCTGACCGGAACGGATGAGCATGGTCTGAAGATGCAGCAGACCGCCGTCAAGGAAGGCCTGACACCACTCGAACTTGCCGACCGGAATTCTGCGCGTTTTCGCGAGATGGATACCGCGCTCAACATTTCCTATGACGACTACATTCGCACGACGGAGCCGCGTCACGAGCGCGCCTCCCAGGCGCTGTGGGTCGCTCTGGAGAAAGCCGGCGCTATCTATCTCGACAAATATGCGGGCTGGTACTCGGTTCGCCAGGAAGCCTATTTCGACGAAGCGGAAACAACGCTCGGCGACGATGGTGTCCGGCGTGAGCCACTCGGCTCACCGGTCGAGTGGACCGAGGAGGAAACCTATTTCTTCCGTCTGTCCGCCTACCAGGACAAGCTGCTCGATCTATACGCGCGCGTTCCGGACTTCGTGTTGCCGCGCGAGCGCCTGAACGAAGTGACGAGTTTCGTCAAAGGCGGTCTGCAGGATCTGTCGATTTCGCGGACCACGTTCGACTGGGGCATCAAGGTGCCGGGTGCGCCCGGCCATGTGATGTATGTCTGGATCGATGCGCTCACCAACTACATCACGGCAGCCGGCTATCCGGATGTCGATGGCGACAGCTTCAAGCGCTATTGGCCTGCGAACCTGCATGTGATCGGCAAGGATATCGTTCGCTTTCACGCGGTGTATTGGCCTGCATTCCTGATGGCTGCAGGGGTCGCAGTTCCGCATCGCGTCTTCAGTCATGGATTTCTTCTCAACCGTGGTGAGAAGATGTCGAAGTCGGTCGGCAACGTGGTCGATCCGATCGGCATGGCCCAGCAATATGGCGTCGATCAGATGCGCTATTTCTTCATGCGCGAAGTCTCGTTCGGGCAGGACGGCAGCTACAATCACGAAGCCATCGTCAATCGGACCAATGCCGACCTCGCCAACGATCTCGGCAATCTTGCGCAGCGCTCGCTGTCGATGATCGCCAAGCAGTATGGCGGCGTGCTGCCCGAGCCCGGCGACTTCAGCGATAACGACAAGGCCATCCTGGCGCAGGCCGACGGCATGCTGGAGCTCGCGCGTAGCGCCATGGCGACGCAGCAGATCCATCAGGCGCTGAATGCGGTCTGGGCCGTGGTTGCCGAAGCTAACCGCTATTTCGCGGGTGAGGCGCCATGGGCGTTGGCCAAGACCGATCCGAAGAAGCAGGCCACGGTACTCTACGTGACTGCCGAAGTCGTGCGGCAGGTCGCGATCCTGGCGCAGCCGGTGATGCCGGCGTCTTGCGCCAAGCTGCTCGACGTGCTCGGCATCCCCGAAAGCGAGCGCGACTTCACGGCAATCGCGACCCGCATCAAGTCCGGGACGCAACTGCCGACACCCACCGGCGTGTTCCCACGCTATGTCGAGCCGCCGGCTGCGAGCTGAGTTGACGCAATGCTGGTCGATAGTCACTGCCATCTCGATTTCCCCGACTTCGCCGAAGACCTCGACGGCATCGTCGCGCGTGCCGAAGCCGCTGGCGTCGGCAAGCTCGTGACCATCTCGACGCGTGTGCGGCGCCTGCCGGCGTTGCTCGCGATCGCGGAGCGCTTCCCGAACGTTTATTGCTCGGTCGGCACCCATCCGCACAATGCCGACGAGGAAGACGGTATCTCCGCGGATGAGCTGATCGAACTGACCAAACATCCCAAAGTCATCGCGCTCGGCGAAGCCGGTCTTGATAACTTCTACGAGCACGGCTCATCAGGCGCGCAGGAGCGCGGCTTTCGCGCCCATATCGCCGCCGCCCGCGCGACCGGATTGCCGCTGGTGATCCATACCCGCGAAGCGGATGAACAGTGCGGCGCCATTCTCGCAGACGAGATGGCGAAGGGCGCGTTCAAGGCCGTGCTGCATTGCTACACCGGCGGACGGGAGCTGGCGATGAAGGCCATCGACATGGGTCTGTCGATCTCCTTCACCGGCATCATCACCTTCAAGAAGTCACAGGAGCTGCGCGATCTCGCGGCTGAGCTTCCCGCTGACCGCATCATGGTCGAAACCGACGCGCCGTATCTGGCGCCCGGCAAATGGCGCGGCAAGCGCAACGAGCCATCTTATGTGGTCGAGACGGCGAAGGTGCTTGCGGAAACGCGAGGCGTGTCACTCGAAGAACTGTCGCGGCAGACCACAGAGAACTTCTTCCGCCTGTTCAGCAAGGCGCCGGCATGACGCTGGTGCTCACCATTCTCGGCTCGGGATCCTCGGCGGGCGTGCCGCGCCCGGCGCTGGGCTGGGGCGCCTGCGATCCCGCCAATCCAAAAAACCGTCGCCGTCGTTGTTCGATGATGGCGGAGCGGATCGGGCCCGAGGGCGTCACGCGTGTGGTGATCGACACCTCGCCGGACCTGCGCGAGCAGCTCATCGACGCCGATGTCGATGATATCGATGCGGTGTTCCTGACGCATGAGCATGCGGACCAGACCCACGGCATGGACGACCTCCGCTCAGTGGTGCTGAAGCGTCGCAAGCGTATCCCGGTCTATATGAACGCCTCCACGGCGACGGATATCATGCTGCGCTTCGGCTACTGCTTTCAGTCGCCTCCTGGCAGCGACTATCCGCCGATCCTCGATCGCCTCAGCATCGAGGCCGGCGAGAGCCAAACCATCACGGGGAAGGGCGGCGACCTGACGCTGACACCGTTCCTGGTCCAGCATGGCAATATCCCGGCGCTCGGCTACCGCATCGACAACACCGCCTATACGCCCGATCTCAACGACATCCCGGAAGAGAGCTGGCCGGCGCTCGAGGGTCTCGATCTCTGGATCGTCGATGGGCTCCGCTATACGCAGCATCCCAGCCATTTCAGCATCAGTGATGCGCTGCGCTGGCGCGACCGCTTCAAGCCGAAGCGGACGGTGATCACCAATATGACGGCGGATGTGGATTACGAGGCGGTAAAGGCGATCCTGCCGGAGGGTGTGGTCCCCGCCTATGACGGGATCAGGCTGACGGTGGAATAGCCTGCGCGGCGAGCGCTTTCATGGCGGCGTTCCCAAGGATCACGACGCCGGTCTCGCGGTGATGCAGGGCGATCTCGACAGCGATAGAACGGCCGATGTCACGCTGATCGACATTGCCGAACCGGCCCGGCACGAGTTGTCCCAGCCACTCCACCCATGCCGGAGTATGGGCGTTGCCGACGATAATGCCGGGGCGAAAGATGGCGAGGCGGGCGAAACCGACCTTGCGCAGATTGTCTTCCTTCATGCCCATGACGCGGACATAGCGAAACCGGCTTTGGGCTGTGCTCCCTACCGCAGACAGCAGGCAAAACTGCGCGATTCCGGCGTCACGGCAGCCACGCGCAAAGGCACCGACGACGCCGAGTTCAAGTTGTTTCAGTTCCTCTTCGCTCCATCGCATCGAGCCGGAGCCGACACCCACACAGCTCACGGCGCTGACCGGACCCTGGCTTAAAACTTCACAGGCAAGGGCGGCGGTGCGCTCAGCAAAGTCAGCAGCGCCAGTATCGAGAACGACGTTGCGCAGCCGCGATCGCGCGGCGACGGGCTTTCTGGTGATCATCACCACTTCACGGCATTCGGGAACTGCCAGCAGCTCCGCGACGGCTGCACCACCGACTTGGCCGGTGCCGCCAAGGACAATTGCGGCGAAGTTCTGCGTCATGGATGGCGCTCCGGAATGAAGGACTTGGCCTGGTGTGCTTCGCTCCATCCTATCAGTCGTCATTACGAGCGCAGCAATCTAGTCTATTTGCGTTCTTGGCTTTCTGGATGCCGTATATCCCGTGATCCTGCCGGATGACGGGATACGGCTGGTAGAGTGGGGCTACACATCGCACCCAATGCTTCGTCATGGCCGGGCTTGTCCCGGCCATCCACGTCTTTCTTCGTTTACGGCCAAGGCGTGGATACCCGGCATTCGCCGGGCATGACGGCGTTTTGTTACGAACTAAACGACGCCGTCGACTTCACCCGATCCCGCAGCATGAATTTCTGAATTTTGCCCGTCGACGTCTTCGGGATCACGCCGAATACCACCGCTTTCGGCGTCTTGAAGCCGGGCATCTGCGCGCGGCAGAACGCGATGATGTCGGCTTCCGTTGCCTCGGCATTCGTCTTCAGCTCCACGAAAGCACAGGGCACTTCGCCCCATTTGGCATCGGGCTTGGCGACCACGGCGGCGAACAGCACAGCCGGGTGTTTGTAGAGCACGTCCTCGACTTCCACCGACGAGATGTTCTCGCCGCCGGAGATGATGATGTCCTTCGAGCGGTCCTTGATGGTGACGTAGCCGGCGGCGTCGAGCACACCGAGATCACCGGTGTGGAACCAGCCGCCTTCAAACGCCTCCTTGGTGGCCTTCTCGTTCTTCAGATAGCCCTTCATCACGATATTGCCGCGGAACATGACCTCGCCGATGGTTTCGCCGTCGCGCGGCACTTCCTGCATGGTCTCGGGATCGATCACCGTGACGGCTTCCTGCAGGTGATAAGGCACGCCCTGGCGGCGCTTCAGGTTGGCGCGCTCGTCGGCGGGCAGGGCGTCCCAGCCGGGCTGCTCGGCGCAGACCGAGGCGGGGCCGTAGACTTCGGTCAGGCCATAGACGTGGGTCAGCTTGATGCCGATTTTCTCGGCGCCGGACAAAACCGCCATCGGCGGCGGCGCGCCGGCGATCGAGCCCTGCACGAGAGGCCCGCCAGAATAGACCGGCGCATCCGGCGCATTGATCAGCGTGTTGTAGACGATCGGCGCGCCGGACATGTGAGTGACGCCGTGCTCGCGCATCAACGCGAAGATCTTGGTCGGGTCGACCTTGCGCAGGCAGACATTGACGCCGGCGCTCGCCGCCACGGTCCAGGGGAAGCACCAGCCGTTGCAGTGGAACATCGGCAGGGTCCAGAGATAGACCGGGTGCTGGCCGAGACCGGCGGCGAGAATGTTGGAGACCGCGTTCAGATAGGCGCCGCGATGATGGGTCACCACGCCCTTCGGATTGCCCGTTGTGCCCGAGGTGTAGCCGAGCGCGATGGCGTCCCATTCATCGAGCGGGAAGGCGCTGGTGAAATCGGGGCTGCCTTCGGCGAGGGCAGCTTCATATTCGAGTTCGCCGATCCGCTGACCGCCGGCGAAGGAGGCGTCGTCGACATCGATCACGGTCGGCTTCGGTCCGGTCATGAGGCCGAGGGCCTCGGTGATTACGCCGGAGAATTCCGGATCGACCAGCAGCAGTCTGGCGCCGCCATGGTCGAGCTGGAACGCGATGGCCGCAGCGTCGAGCCGGATGTTCAGGGCGTTGAGGACGGCACCGGCCATGGGCACCGCGAAGTGTGCTTCGTTCATCGCCGGCAGGTTCGGCAGCATTGCCGCGACGGTGTCGCCGCGTCCGATGCCCCGGCCGGTCAGGAACGAGGCGAAGCGCCGGCAGCGCTCATAGGTCTGTGCCCAGGTGAAACGGCGGCCCTCATAGACCGTGCTGGTGAGGTCCGGGTAGACCGCCGCGCTGCGCCTGAGAAAACTCAGCGGCGACAGCGGCACGAAGTTGGCCGGAGTCTGGTCGAGGCCGACGCTATAAACGCCCTGATCTGGGATCATTTTGAGACTCTTTTATTTTAGTCAGTGAGTTGAATGAAGCATCTCACCTATCACTTTATCACCGGAACGATCTTCTAAAGTCACGCAAGGTAATGGCGATAACATTCTGAAAGATTGTATCTTAAAGGAATCCGATCGATATCCATGGGAAGATTGCCACGATGATCAGGCCGATCAGCAGTGCCAGCAGATAGCCGAGGATCGGCCGGATGCCTTCCGCGGGATCAACACGGCCGATGGCGCAGGCGGCATAATAGCCGACGCCGAAGGGCGGCGCGAACAATCCGATGCCCATGGCGAGGATGACGACCATCGCATAGTGGACCTCATGGACGCCGACCAGCCTGGCGATTGGGAACAGGAGCGGGCCGAACAGCACGATGGCGGGGATGCCTTCCAGTACGCTGCCAAGGATGACAAAGGCCACGATGGAGACCGCGATGAAGGTCGCGCCGCCGCCCGGCAGGCCCGTCATGGCGGCGGCCAGCGAGCGCGAGAAGCCGGACTGGGTGAGGCCCCAGGCCATGCCGGTCGCAGTTCCAATGATCAGCAGGATCGCACCGGAGAGGCAGGCCGTATCGACCAGCATCGGCTTCAGCCGGCTCCAGTCGAACTGGCGATAGATGAGAAGGCCGGCCAGCACGGCATAGACGATGCCAATGGTGGAGACTTCCGTGGCAGTGGCCACACCCTCGACCACGGCAGCGCGGATCACGAAGGGCAGTGCGATGGCTGGCACCGAAATGATGAAGGCCTTGAAGATGTCGCGCCCGGACGCCCGCTTCACGTGGCTCAGATCCTCGCCGCGATAGCGCCACCACACCAGCACGCCCAGCGTGATTGCGAGCACCACACCCGGCAGCAAGCCGCCGGTGAACAGCGCCGAGATCGACACGCCAGTGACCGAGCCGATGGTGATCAGCACCAGGCTCGGCGGAATGGTTTCGGTCTGCGCGCCGGTTGCCGAGAGCAGGGCGACAAGATCGCCCGGCTTGGCGCCACGCGCCTTCATTTCCGGGAACAGCACCGGCGCTACCGCCGCCATGTCGGCGGCCTTGGAACCGGAAATGCCGGAGACGAGATACATCGCGCCGATCAGCACGTAATGCAGGCCCCCGCGGACATGGCCGAGCAGGCTGGCGAGGAACGCCACCATGGCGCGCGCCATGCCGGTCATCTCGATCAGCAGGCCCAGGAACACGAACAGCGGCACGGACAGCAGAATGAGGTGGCTCATGCCCTCGTCCATGCGGCCGACCAGCACCATCATCGGCGTGCGCGTGGTCAGCGCCATATAGCCGAAGATCGCGAGGCCAAAACCGAAGGCAATGGGCACGCCGGCGAACACGCAGAGCGCCACGACGCCGACGAAGAAGATGATCAGGTTGAGATTGCCGAGCGTGCGCAGCAGCGGCTCGGCGAGCCAGAACAGGCCGATGATCGCCACCACGGTGCCAAGCGCGGTCAGCACGGTGCGGACCTGGCCGTAGCGCAGCAACCGCAGTAGCGCGAACACGATCATCAGCGAGATGCCGACCGGCAGCGCGGCCGCGCGGAAGCTGTTGGCGATCTGCAGTGCCGGCGTCGTGATGTAGCTCTCTTCATAAGCGTATTCGAAGGACGGAGCGACGATCATCAACAGGAATGCGAGCGCCGCACAGGTCCCGACGACGTCGAGAAACGCCCACATCCGCGGACCGGCCGACGCCACCAGCGCGGTCATCCGCATGTGTTCGCCGCGCCGGAACGCAACGGCGGAGCCGAGCATGGCGAGCCACAGGAACAGGATCGAGGACAGTTCGTCCGACCAGATCAGTGGACGGTGGAAGCCGTAACGGGCCACCACGCCGATGAACAGGATGATCACCTCCGCCACCACCAGCAGCGCCGCGGGAATCTCGACGAGATGGCCGAGGGTGCGGTCGATGGATGTCAGGATGGCGTCGCGGCGGGAGAGGGGGCCCCCTCCACGCTGGACGCCCCGCTTTCGAGGGCGGAGATGTCATGCACGGCCATAGTTTGTCCGATCAGCCGAGCTTGCCGACAGCTTTCTCGAGGATGGCCCAGGCTTCGTCGCCATACTTGCCCTGCCATTCCTTATAGAAGCCGGCCGACTTCAGCTTGTCGCGGAACGGGCCGGGCTCAAGCTCATTGAAGGCCAGCCCCTTGGATTCCAGCTCGCCGCGCAGATTGGCGTTGAGCTTGGCGACGTCCTCGCGCTCCTTCATGCCGGCGGCATTGATGTTTTTGGCGACGATGTCGCGCAGATCGGCCGGCAGCTTCTCCCAGGCGCGGCGGTTGGCGAGGAACCAGTAGCCGTCCCACATGTGGTTGGTCAGCGAGCAGAACTTCTGCACTTCGTAGAACTTCGCCGTCGAGATGATCGCCAGCGGGTTTTCCTGGCCTTCAACGACCTTGGTCTGCATCGCCGAATAGACTTCGCTGATGTTGATCGAGGCGGGCGCACTGTCGAACGCCTTGAACATCGAGGTCCATAGCGGCGACACCGGCACGCGGATCTTGAAGCCCTTCAGATCGTCCGGGCTCTTGATCGGCTTCGTGGACGAGGTGATTTCGCGAAAACCGTTGTCCCAGATCTTGTCCATGACCACGAGATTGGCCTTGGTGATTTCCTTGCGGATATAGGCGCCGAGATCGCCGTCCATGGCCTTCCAGACCGTGTCGTAATTCGGGAAGGCGAAGCCGATGCCGTTGATCGATGCGGCTGGCACCAAAGTGGCCAGGATCAGGCCGGACAGAGTGAAGAACTCGACGCCGCCGGAGCGGATCTGGCTCAGCATGTCGGTGTCGGAACCGAGCTGGTTGTTGGGGAATACCTGCAGGTCGACCTTGCCGTTGGTCTCGGTCTTGATCGCCGCCGACATCTCACGGGCGCGGATGTTCATCGGATGCGTATCGGGTAGGTTATTCGCGTATTTGTAGACGTATTCGGCCTGCTGCGCGCGCGCGACGAATGGCATGCTGACGCCACCAAATGCAGTCGCAGCGGCCGATGCCTTCAACAATGTCCGGCGTGAAATCGTCATTTTGTTTCTCCCAACCACTTCTTTGTTTGCCTTTGTGAGGCCCAAGGGCCCTTGCCGTCTGGTCATCATGCCCGGGCTGCCCGGTCAAGCCTTTTCGCCGTGCGACCAAAGGCCAAGGCCCAATAGAGGACGCCCGCGCACGGCTTTTGCACCGCGCGAATTTGTGGGAAGCATCGCGCGACTGAAGCCGCCGGCAGCCAGGACCGGTGGAGGAAACGCAAGGACAGCATATGAATAGAGATCACGGCGTAGCGATCATCACCGGCGGCGCATCGGGAATCGGTTTGGCGATCGCCAAGGCGGCCGTGGGCGAGGGCTGGAAAGTGCTGCTCGCCGACCTCACCCAGCCTGCTCTGGATGCCGCCAAGGCTCAGGTCGATGCCATCAAAGCCGGTGTGACCAAAACCGTCGTCATGGATGTGGCCAATGAAGACGCCGTGATTGCCGGCCTGAGGGACTGCGAAGCCGGTTTCGGCCCGGTACGCGGTCTGGTGAATTCTGCGGGTATCGGCCGTCAGGTGCCGTTCTTCGAGACCTCGGTGAAACTGTTTCGCGAGATCCTCGACATCAATCTGGTTGGCACCTTTGCCGTTGCCAAGGAAGCTGCGCGGCTGATGAAGGCCCATGGCGGCGGCGCCATCGTCAATGTGGCGTCGGTGTCGGGGCTGCGCGGCAATATCGAGCGCTCGGCCTACGGCGCATCCAAGGGGGGCGTCGTCACGCTGACCCAGGTGATGGCCTGCGAACTGGCGCCGCTGAAGATCCGCGTCAACGCCATTGCACCGGGCCCTTTCGAGACGCCGATGGTGCAGGAGATGCACACGGCGGCGA
It contains:
- a CDS encoding TRAP transporter large permease subunit; amino-acid sequence: MLTSIDRTLGHLVEIPAALLVVAEVIILFIGVVARYGFHRPLIWSDELSSILFLWLAMLGSAVAFRRGEHMRMTALVASAGPRMWAFLDVVGTCAALAFLLMIVAPSFEYAYEESYITTPALQIANSFRAAALPVGISLMIVFALLRLLRYGQVRTVLTALGTVVAIIGLFWLAEPLLRTLGNLNLIIFFVGVVALCVFAGVPIAFGFGLAIFGYMALTTRTPMMVLVGRMDEGMSHLILLSVPLFVFLGLLIEMTGMARAMVAFLASLLGHVRGGLHYVLIGAMYLVSGISGSKAADMAAVAPVLFPEMKARGAKPGDLVALLSATGAQTETIPPSLVLITIGSVTGVSISALFTGGLLPGVVLAITLGVLVWWRYRGEDLSHVKRASGRDIFKAFIISVPAIALPFVIRAAVVEGVATATEVSTIGIVYAVLAGLLIYRQFDWSRLKPMLVDTACLSGAILLIIGTATGMAWGLTQSGFSRSLAAAMTGLPGGGATFIAVSIVAFVILGSVLEGIPAIVLFGPLLFPIARLVGVHEVHYAMVVILAMGIGLFAPPFGVGYYAACAIGRVDPAEGIRPILGYLLALLIGLIIVAIFPWISIGFL
- a CDS encoding SDR family oxidoreductase, which codes for MNRDHGVAIITGGASGIGLAIAKAAVGEGWKVLLADLTQPALDAAKAQVDAIKAGVTKTVVMDVANEDAVIAGLRDCEAGFGPVRGLVNSAGIGRQVPFFETSVKLFREILDINLVGTFAVAKEAARLMKAHGGGAIVNVASVSGLRGNIERSAYGASKGGVVTLTQVMACELAPLKIRVNAIAPGPFETPMVQEMHTAATREGWMQVVPQRRYAEPEEVAGAAMFLLDDNKSSFVTGHVLNVDGGFAAHGLLPKYP
- a CDS encoding acyl-CoA synthetase, which translates into the protein MIPDQGVYSVGLDQTPANFVPLSPLSFLRRSAAVYPDLTSTVYEGRRFTWAQTYERCRRFASFLTGRGIGRGDTVAAMLPNLPAMNEAHFAVPMAGAVLNALNIRLDAAAIAFQLDHGGARLLLVDPEFSGVITEALGLMTGPKPTVIDVDDASFAGGQRIGELEYEAALAEGSPDFTSAFPLDEWDAIALGYTSGTTGNPKGVVTHHRGAYLNAVSNILAAGLGQHPVYLWTLPMFHCNGWCFPWTVAASAGVNVCLRKVDPTKIFALMREHGVTHMSGAPIVYNTLINAPDAPVYSGGPLVQGSIAGAPPPMAVLSGAEKIGIKLTHVYGLTEVYGPASVCAEQPGWDALPADERANLKRRQGVPYHLQEAVTVIDPETMQEVPRDGETIGEVMFRGNIVMKGYLKNEKATKEAFEGGWFHTGDLGVLDAAGYVTIKDRSKDIIISGGENISSVEVEDVLYKHPAVLFAAVVAKPDAKWGEVPCAFVELKTNAEATEADIIAFCRAQMPGFKTPKAVVFGVIPKTSTGKIQKFMLRDRVKSTASFSS
- a CDS encoding MBL fold metallo-hydrolase, which gives rise to MTLVLTILGSGSSAGVPRPALGWGACDPANPKNRRRRCSMMAERIGPEGVTRVVIDTSPDLREQLIDADVDDIDAVFLTHEHADQTHGMDDLRSVVLKRRKRIPVYMNASTATDIMLRFGYCFQSPPGSDYPPILDRLSIEAGESQTITGKGGDLTLTPFLVQHGNIPALGYRIDNTAYTPDLNDIPEESWPALEGLDLWIVDGLRYTQHPSHFSISDALRWRDRFKPKRTVITNMTADVDYEAVKAILPEGVVPAYDGIRLTVE
- a CDS encoding TRAP transporter substrate-binding protein — its product is MTISRRTLLKASAAATAFGGVSMPFVARAQQAEYVYKYANNLPDTHPMNIRAREMSAAIKTETNGKVDLQVFPNNQLGSDTDMLSQIRSGGVEFFTLSGLILATLVPAASINGIGFAFPNYDTVWKAMDGDLGAYIRKEITKANLVVMDKIWDNGFREITSSTKPIKSPDDLKGFKIRVPVSPLWTSMFKAFDSAPASINISEVYSAMQTKVVEGQENPLAIISTAKFYEVQKFCSLTNHMWDGYWFLANRRAWEKLPADLRDIVAKNINAAGMKEREDVAKLNANLRGELESKGLAFNELEPGPFRDKLKSAGFYKEWQGKYGDEAWAILEKAVGKLG